Below is a genomic region from Acidimicrobiia bacterium.
TCGGTTTTGGCGAAGCGCTGGTCTTTCACGAAGGAGAGGCCGTAGCAGTGGAGTGGCGGCGAGCTTCGCAGGCATCCGGCACCCTGTTCTTCGACGCCGAGGGCGAGCCGTTCGCGCTTCCGTCGGGTCAGTTGATCATCGAGTTGGTGCCCATCGGAACCGAGGTCACTTTCGGATGACGGACGGCCTGCACGTCTTTATCGGGACCAAGGCCCAGTACATCAAGACCGCCCCGCTGCTCCGGCTTTTCGACGAACGAGGAGTGGCTTACCGCCTCATCGATTCGGGACAGCACGCCGGCATCGCCGCCTCGATGCGCTCCGAACTCGGCGTCCGTCGACCCGATTTCACCCTCGGGGGAGCCGACGATGTGGCGACGATTCCCCGCGCGTTGGTGTGGAGCCTGGGCCTGGCCGGAAGGCTGGTGCGGCGCCGGCGGCTCCAGGCGGAGGTCTTCGGCGGAATGGGGGGAATCTGCATCGTGCACGGCGACACACCATCGACCCTGCTGGCCGCTTTGATGGCGCGCCGGGCCGGCCTGCGGGTGGCGCACCTGGAGGCGGGTCTCCGCTCTCACAAGCTGACCCATCCCTTCCCCGAGGAGATCATCCGCATCGTCACCATGCGGTTGGCCTCCCTGCTGTTTGCTCCAGACGCGGCAGCCGTTCGGAATCTGGAGCGCATGCGAGTCAAGGGACGCATTGTGGCGCTCTCCGGGAACACATCGCTCGAAGCGGTCGGGTTTGCCCTGCCGGACGTCTCCGAACCGGGTGGGGGGCCGGTGGTGGCCACCATGCATCGGGTCGAGAACCTCCACAACGGCCCTCGCATCGAAGCGATGATCGCCCTTGTCGAACGGGTCGCCGCCCAATACCCGGTTCGATTTGTTCTCCACGAACCAACCGAAGCGGCCCTTGCCAAGCGTGGCCTCGGTCGGCGGTTGGCGAGTGCGGGTGTTGAGCGGGTCGGCCTCGCCGGCCACGGCGAGTTCGTTAGGATGCTGGCCGCCGCTCCCTTCGTGATCACCGACGGTGGCAGCATCCAGGAAGAATGCGCTCTTCTCGGCGTCCCGACCCTGCTGTGGCGCGATCGGTCCGAGCGCCCGGATGGAATCGGGGGCAACGTCGTGGTTGGCCGGTACGACCCGGAAGTCATCGATCGATTTCTCGCCGACCCCGAAGCAGTTCGGGTGCCGATGAGGCAACCGGCGGTCAGTCCATCCGCGGAGATACTGGCGGTGCTCCTCGACGAGCCGACGAGCTGAGCTCGGCGGCGGCGGTCGCCACCGCGTCTCGCACCAGCATCAGGGCGCGAAAGCCTCCCAGGATCACGGCGACGTACGTGCGGCCTTCGCTCACGAGGAGCGCAGCCAGGGTCACCTCGAACACCCCGACTCCCTGCGGCGCGATCGGGGCGAGAAAACCAACGCCCCACGCAACCATGAAAGCTCCGGCCAGCACCCAGGCCGGGCCGGTGGCGAGGTCCGGGAAGGCGTGGAGGAAGATCACGAAGTTGGTGGAAGTCCAGGCCCAATAGGCCACCGTCCACGCGAATAGCCGAAGGTAGGCCCGGTTGGATAGCCGGGGTGGATCCCCTTGATTCCGGCGGCGTGCCAGCCAGGAAATGAACCGATTCAGAGCAGGACGGGACAAGGCCAGGCCGCCGAAGCCGAGCGGGGGGACTGCCCACCATGCACCACCCGGGAGTTCCCCGCCCAGCACCAGCAGGGTGAGACCGATGACGAAGGCGGTGACGACGCTGAGGAGCATCTCGAGACCGGCGGTGACTATCAGGGGCGTGGCGGCGATACCGTGGCGGGCGAGCAGCGCCGATTTGCCTGCCGCGTACCAGAGACTGCCCGGAACATAGCGGGCGAAGAGGGACCGGCCCGAGGCCACGAGCACCTGTTCAAATGTTGTTGGTTGATCGAGTGCTTTCAACGAGCTGTTCCAGAAGCTGGAGCCCAGCCCGATCTGGCCGAAGCTCAGGATCAGGGCGACAACGATCAGGGAGAGGCGAGCCGATTGCAGTACCTCGGCCAGATCCGAGCGGCGGGTCCACACCAACCACACCAGGAGCCCGGCCAGGATTGCGAGATAGGCCACTCGACCGGCTCGAAGGAGGCTCCGGCGACTCACCGACTCTCCGGCAGCCGGTCGAGAACTTCATCATTGCGCCGCTCACGTAGCCGCAGCCGGTTGATCCGCTCATCGAGCGGTCGGGGATCAGCCATGACTTCCATCACAGCGGCGGGGAGCGATGCTGAGTCGACCGGGGCGATGACCGCTCCCGACTCCAGATCGGCGGCCAGCGACTGCACCTTCGGCGAATACGGCAGTAGAACGACCGGGCGCTCCGCTACGGCGGCCGTCACCCCACCGTGATATCTCATGGCGATGACCACCCGCGCACTTGCGATCTCATCGAGGACCGTGTCGAGCGTGGCAGTGGCCAGCGACGATTCATGCTTCATGTGTTCGGCTACTTGCAGGTGGACGGTATGGTCGCGATCGGTCTGGAAGGCGACGAAGTGAGCGGTCAAACCGGTGGCTTCCACCACCGAGTCGAGGGCACGGGCCATCGAGTCGATCCAGGCCGGATCGACGGCGGAACGGGCGGAAAGGGAGGCGGGCAGCAGCCGGTTTGGGCCAAGGGGCGGACGGAGGCAGACGGCGAAACGGTCGCTCATCGTCACCGCCGGCGTGGGGAGCGAGAAAGCAGGGTCGGCGGCCGTGATCGGAGTTGCCAGGCCGAGGTCCGCCAGCCGCGTGGCGGAATCCTCATCGCGGACGCTGGTCGGCATTTCTCCGGAGAGGCTGTGGCGAACGAGGAATCTTCCCGAACGCGTATTGAGTGCTCCGACTCCGATTCCGAAGATTCCGACCGGAGTGCGGGTTGCCCTGGCCATCCACATGCGAGACAGGTGATAGGGGAGATTCCAGTGCCCGGTCTCGTCCTGGAGGATCCCACCGCCACCGAAGATCAGTCGGTCGCATTTGCGGATTGCCTGCATCACCGAAAACGGGTGCAAGTGATGAACGGCGGCGACCGCGTGGTCCCGTGCCGTCCCCTCGGGATCCACCGAAACGGCCGTGACGTCGACATCCCGCTCCCGGAGACGACCGACCAGGGCACGGAAGATCAGCTCATCGCCGAGATTCGTCGACCCGATCCAGGCGGCGACGACGACGTTCATCCGCTCCCGGCTCACAACGTCGGAGGGTCGTCGAAGCCGGAGCTGTACGCCGACGCCGGAAGCACGTGGTTCTTGTCGCGATTGAGATTGACGACGAGATCCGACAGCAGTGCGACGAGCATCAGCGAAATGGCCGCACCCAGCCACACGATGGTATTCGTTGCCACACGGAAATCTTTGGTCACGAGGTCGAATATGAGCTTTGCTATTGCGCCAACCGTTCCGACGAGCGCAACCGGCATGAACACACGCAGTGGGTTGTACAACAACATCATGCGTACGACCTGGAGCAGATAGAGCCGCGTATCCCGCCACCAGTGGAACTTGGACTGTCCGGCCCGTTTGGCGTAGACGATCGGTACGTATCGCACCGAGTAGCCGTTGTTGAGGAAGGTCATCGTCAGCGTTGTGACGCAGGAGAAGCCCTTCGGAAGCTGGTGGAGGAACTGCTCGCCTACGTCACGGCGGAAGGCCCGGAACCCCGAGTTCAGGTCGGGGATCATTGTGTCGGACAAGTAGCTCGCCAGCTTGCGAATGAACCACTTGGCGGGCACCCGCAAGGCTTTGTTCGTGCCCTCTTCGCTGCGGCGAGCTCCGACGACCTGGTCCCACCCCGGGAGCTGGTCGACGAGTTGGGGGATCTGGTCGTTCGGGTAGCTCATGTCGGCGTCCGTCCAGACGACCACTGTGCCCCGCGCCAGGCGGGTTCCGGCTCGCCGGGAGGAACCCGACCCCCGGTTCTGATCAAAACGAACAAAGCGGATGCCGGGCACGTTGTGGACGAGGTCCGGTGTCCGATCAGTGGATCCGTCGTCTACGACGATCACTTCGTAGGAGTAGTCGGATCGGTCCATTGCAGTCCGGATCCGGTCGATCTCCTCGACGATGTGCCCCTCTTCGTTGAAGACGGGCAGGACGATGGAAACGTCGATGTCATGCATGTGGGGGCTGAGGTTACCGCGCTCGCTGACACCCCGGGCTTGAGCCGAGGAGCCGCGGCCCGGCCCGCCGGCTCGGACCTGCGGCGGTTTCAGTCGAACGAAGGAACGCAGAACCCAACTAGTGGTCTGTCTGCTATTTGATGACCGGGGTAGGCAGTGCCACGAACCCTGCCACAGCGGGGATCGTCCGGCAGGAGACCAAGTCACCAAATCCGCGACGGACCACTAGCCTCAGCCGGGCTTTGTCTCAGCTGGACTCATCACCCGATCTCACCGCCCGCCGGAAACTGCCCGATTGGTGGGGGTGGCTGGTCGCTTCGGCTCTCAGCGTGGTCATCGGGGTCTCGTGGTGGCCGGGTTTCACCTACCCGCTGGGTGATTCCACCGAAGGCCGCATTCTCGGCAGGCTGGGCCTGCAGGTTCGGAACTTCTGGGAGATGGGGGCGTCCGCCTCCGGTTGGGGAACCAATCTTCAGCCTTATGGGGATACCTACGCCCACCATCCGCCTCTCACGAACATCGCTCAGATCATCGTGTATGCGGTGGCGGGGGAGGGTGAGGCCCAGCTGCGAGTGTTCGGGTATCTGGCCGGTTTCTTCACCGTGTGGGCTTTGATCGTCCTGCTCCGTCAGCTGGCATTCGGATGGGCGGGGCCGCTGGTGGCAGTGGCGGCGCTCACCAGCACGACGTTCTTCTGGGCGTTTGGGCGACTGGGCGGCGGTTTCTCGGCGTCGGTGGGGTTTCTGGCTGCCGTGGCCTATCTCAGACGGACCGAGCAGCCCTCCGCGGTGGCGGTGGGCATCACGGCCGCGCTGGGTGCGGCGAGTGTCCTCCTGGCCTGGCCGGCGGCTGCCGTGGCGGCGCTGGGTGGTATGTGGTTGCTGGCCGGGCGGGGATGGGATCGCCCGACGCGCCTGGTGGCGGCCGCCGGGGTCGTGACTGCCTTGGCCATGGTCGTCTGGATTCTGTCTGCGACCGATCTCTCCGAGTTGGCGGGTCAGGCTCGTGTCCGTTCCAGCGGTGCAGGGTTCACCTGGGGCCAGTTCGCCGACAAGCAGTGGGTCTACGCGGCGAGGCTTCTGCCGGACTGGTACCTCTGGTTGATTGTTCCGTCGTTGGCGGCCGGTTTGGTAGATGCTCGTACGCGGCCGGTTGTCATCATCACCGGCGGGGTGGCATTGGCGTGGATGGTGGGGCCGCGTGAAGGCGCCTTCAGCCACGAGTTCTGGAACCTCAACTGGCTGCTGCCCATCACCGTCGGCATGGCGGCGCTGGTTGAGTTCGTGAAGGGTTGGCTGA
It encodes:
- a CDS encoding glycosyltransferase family 2 protein, producing the protein MHDIDVSIVLPVFNEEGHIVEEIDRIRTAMDRSDYSYEVIVVDDGSTDRTPDLVHNVPGIRFVRFDQNRGSGSSRRAGTRLARGTVVVWTDADMSYPNDQIPQLVDQLPGWDQVVGARRSEEGTNKALRVPAKWFIRKLASYLSDTMIPDLNSGFRAFRRDVGEQFLHQLPKGFSCVTTLTMTFLNNGYSVRYVPIVYAKRAGQSKFHWWRDTRLYLLQVVRMMLLYNPLRVFMPVALVGTVGAIAKLIFDLVTKDFRVATNTIVWLGAAISLMLVALLSDLVVNLNRDKNHVLPASAYSSGFDDPPTL
- a CDS encoding polysaccharide pyruvyl transferase family protein yields the protein MSRERMNVVVAAWIGSTNLGDELIFRALVGRLRERDVDVTAVSVDPEGTARDHAVAAVHHLHPFSVMQAIRKCDRLIFGGGGILQDETGHWNLPYHLSRMWMARATRTPVGIFGIGVGALNTRSGRFLVRHSLSGEMPTSVRDEDSATRLADLGLATPITAADPAFSLPTPAVTMSDRFAVCLRPPLGPNRLLPASLSARSAVDPAWIDSMARALDSVVEATGLTAHFVAFQTDRDHTVHLQVAEHMKHESSLATATLDTVLDEIASARVVIAMRYHGGVTAAVAERPVVLLPYSPKVQSLAADLESGAVIAPVDSASLPAAVMEVMADPRPLDERINRLRLRERRNDEVLDRLPESR
- a CDS encoding UDP-N-acetylglucosamine 2-epimerase: MTDGLHVFIGTKAQYIKTAPLLRLFDERGVAYRLIDSGQHAGIAASMRSELGVRRPDFTLGGADDVATIPRALVWSLGLAGRLVRRRRLQAEVFGGMGGICIVHGDTPSTLLAALMARRAGLRVAHLEAGLRSHKLTHPFPEEIIRIVTMRLASLLFAPDAAAVRNLERMRVKGRIVALSGNTSLEAVGFALPDVSEPGGGPVVATMHRVENLHNGPRIEAMIALVERVAAQYPVRFVLHEPTEAALAKRGLGRRLASAGVERVGLAGHGEFVRMLAAAPFVITDGGSIQEECALLGVPTLLWRDRSERPDGIGGNVVVGRYDPEVIDRFLADPEAVRVPMRQPAVSPSAEILAVLLDEPTS
- a CDS encoding lysylphosphatidylglycerol synthase domain-containing protein — its product is MSRRSLLRAGRVAYLAILAGLLVWLVWTRRSDLAEVLQSARLSLIVVALILSFGQIGLGSSFWNSSLKALDQPTTFEQVLVASGRSLFARYVPGSLWYAAGKSALLARHGIAATPLIVTAGLEMLLSVVTAFVIGLTLLVLGGELPGGAWWAVPPLGFGGLALSRPALNRFISWLARRRNQGDPPRLSNRAYLRLFAWTVAYWAWTSTNFVIFLHAFPDLATGPAWVLAGAFMVAWGVGFLAPIAPQGVGVFEVTLAALLVSEGRTYVAVILGGFRALMLVRDAVATAAAELSSSARRGAPPVSPRMD